Within the Magnetococcus sp. PR-3 genome, the region GAGTCGATCCCACCACTCATTAAGGTTCCTACGGGTACATCACTGACCAGACGATAATCAACCGCCTGTTCCACATGGGCTTTATAGGCATTCAGCCGGTCGTCTGCACTCAGGTGGGTCGTATTGGGTGGTATGGATGCAATACTGTAATAGGGGGTTTGTGTACCCACGTCTACCTTAGAGCTGTTCCATTGAATGCTCATATGGTGACCTGGTAACAGTTTGGCCACATTTTTTAAAATAGAACGGGGTGAAGGGATATAGCCCAACGTTAAGAAATTACGTACAGAGATTGGATCAACCTCCAAAGAGGTCATGGGCAATTTTCTTAAACTATGTAGATCCGATGCAAAACAGAAATTCTCCTGATCATATGTATAACAGAGCGGTTTAACCCCAAAACGATCACGGGCTAAAATGAGCCTGTTGTTTTGGGGATCCAGCCAAGCGAAGGCAAACATACCATGCAGTTTTTGTAGGGCCGCGATCCCCCAACAGTTTAATGCTTGGAGTAAGACCTCGGTATCACTGGTCGAGTTGAAGCGGTAGTTAAGTGCTTGGAGCTCCTGTTTAAGCTCACGGTAATTATAGATTTCGCCATTGAAAGTAAGCAGAGAGCCTTGTTCGGCCCGCATGGGTTGATAACCCCCTGCGCTGAGGTCCTGGATGGCCAACCGGGTATGTCCCAAAACCCAATGTTGACCTGCTTCTAGCCCTTCTCCATCAGGACCGCGTGGACGCAACGCCTTAAGGGCGGGCATGGTCTGCGCCTTAGCTTGCTTTGGTTCCGCCACGCCTGGTCCGACCCAGCCTAAAATCCCGCACATGAGCTTAGTCCCACTTACTGGGCATAGGAGGCATAAAGCGTGTTGAGATAGGAAACTTGAGTATGGAAAACCAAGATAGGTTGAGATAGCGTTTCATATTGATAGCTCTACGTAGTTGCCGATATCTAAACAGAGTGAAAAAAATATCCTTACGGTAACTGCGCTGTACGTTATGCCAAGCCCATTGACGTTCTCTGTTGTTAAGGGGGCAGTCGTTATGCTCCAGCGCTTCTTGTTGTATTTGCTGATGCATACCCAGCTTTTTTTCCCGATTAAGGGATTTTTCCTGACCAGGGTGGGTCCGGTCCCAAGCTAGTGCGGGGGGGGTGGTTAGCAGCGGGTAATGACGGCTCAGTTTCAGCCAGATCTCATGATCACCCACATGCCGTTTACCACTGAACCCGCCAATCTGACGGAAGGCATCTGTTCGTATAAATGCACTATTGGGGGAGCGAACAAACAGGTTGTAGTGGAAAAAATTGATAAAATAGGCTTCATAGGGTGAGAGCAGGATGGGATGAGGGCGGTTAACAAAACTGTCTTGTGAAAGGGCGTAACCTGCCTCTGGGTGCTCCTCCATCAAAGAAACCAAATAGGCCAAGCTATGGGGGTAGAGGTGGTCGTCGGAGTCTACATATTTTAAATAGCGACCTCGGGCCAACTCTGCCGCACGGTTGCGGTTGGGGTAGTCCCCTAAATTGGTCTCATTGCGGTATACATGAATACGATGGTCTTTTTCGGCATAGCGGCAGCACAAATCG harbors:
- a CDS encoding glycosyltransferase family 2 protein; the encoded protein is MGTLPHAMDGVSHSPSDPTVSILITAYNREDFVGEAIESVIQSTYTDWEMIIVDDGSLDATYDLCCRYAEKDHRIHVYRNETNLGDYPNRNRAAELARGRYLKYVDSDDHLYPHSLAYLVSLMEEHPEAGYALSQDSFVNRPHPILLSPYEAYFINFFHYNLFVRSPNSAFIRTDAFRQIGGFSGKRHVGDHEIWLKLSRHYPLLTTPPALAWDRTHPGQEKSLNREKKLGMHQQIQQEALEHNDCPLNNRERQWAWHNVQRSYRKDIFFTLFRYRQLRRAINMKRYLNLSWFSILKFPISTRFMPPMPSKWD